From Argopecten irradians isolate NY unplaced genomic scaffold, Ai_NY scaffold_0309, whole genome shotgun sequence:
ACTGTTGACTAGCGTATCTTATAAATAGCAAGATCTGTCTTCTATATCTGGCGTcttcatgtttattttcaaacGTCCTCCGTTATGTGACAtcactgaaaaaaatacatgacaTAACCCATAacagtaaaaatggtgttataaATAGTACCATGACCATTGACATTCCACACTCTCATTTTTGTCGAGGGTCTAATACATTCATatcattatttagtatttaaatgTTGTTAGTAATAAAAAaacgttttatttttaaactgaCATTTTTTAACCAAATTGCTGtgtcatgtatataaattatagcatgaaaatgatataaaatgtaatttaatctaTGATAACAATAACATCTATAATGAGATACAATATACCAATTATCATGACGTAATTCAGTTAGTTAAGTTAATGACAAACAAAACAAGGACTTTTTATACAGTTTTATTCCAAATAACATTCCAATTTGCAATTGATGACTGTTGACACTAATAAGAATAGTAACCCAAATGTTATCATTGGATGgaataaatatgttgttataaTCAGAAATGATCATTATTTCAATCATGCGGTCGTAccccatatatttttttaattacctaTGATGTAGAATAGCTAATGTTGAATGGTACCATGAAATCGGAGCATCAGTGGggaaaggggaataactcgcaAGGTTGCAGCAGCAAAATTTTATCGATCGGTTTTGGTTGTCACGTGACTTTGTATCCGGACGCCATTAAAAGTTGTAGCGTGCTGACTGTGTTCTCCTGTATATATTTCAGGTAAATGATGTGTTTAAACTAATGCCTGAAACTGAGCCTTGGCACAAATATGCATGAATACATTGTTGACCCTTAGAAATGTTTAATTGTTGTTGACAAACTGTAGAGAggttatatttttatgttttgagGCGTAGATAAGCTTCGCTATGTAAAAACATGTGCTTTGAGATGTCAAGTTTTTCAACTTACTTTATCAGAAGTATTTGATCTGTAAAATGCATGTAAAAAAGTCGCTGAACATTATATTTTGGTATTTGCTAACGTTTTTTGTAAGCACGTAGTCAATTTTTggattatttttgaaattgataaatttgaaaactttataaattttatcTGGAAATTTACCCAGAATCCATTTGGCCTTCCGGTAAAACATGTCTGCGAACATGATTTAACCGAAGTGACTATCGTCAATGTAAACAAACGATTATTACACTATATAGCTAGTAGCTATAATAATAAGAGTTTATGTGTAATAGGAATAACTTTAGTGGTATTGTGAAACCACGGTGTGGAGTCACTACATAAGTATCAACAATATGGTCACTGCTAACAATAAGTATACTCACCAGGTTAGTGAAGGTCTTCGGGAATACGTAGAATATATAGAATGTATAGTACAGATATATAACAGTTCACAACACAGGTCTTCTTAGTTCGGCGTGGTTCTCTCGACTGGCGTTCGGGCCGTGTGCCAACCGGAAGCGCAGTAACACCCGAGGTGTTCCGAGTACAAAGTACCGAAGGTTTGCTCCCGGCCGACATAAGCCTGTTTCACCACACTCCTCCCCGTTTTAGAGTCCTCCCTGTGCTGTGCGACGATTGGTGGGTCTCCTGGCTCACGATGGTCCAGATGAGTCCAACGTATTTACAAGTATTTACAGAAAGTCTCAGCACGTAAAGATAACGGCATGAGACTTGGGAGTCCAATTAGAGACTATAGGGAGGTCCTCCCTACAGCCTGTAGCCCTCTGCTAGGGGATAGTGAGGAACTATAGGGACCAAAGTCCCTACAGCCCATACAAGGCAACAGCATTCCGAGTGGTGTGCTCCGCGATGTCCTTGGTGAGTGAGTCGAGCTGGGATGCTACTAAAGACGCGGTGTCCCCGAGATAAGCAGGGGTGCTCACCTTGGCTTTCCTCAGTGGGAAGTAGGGAGAATCTGTCTCTAGCAACAGCCGGTCTCGCGGAATCGCTTCCAAGGCCTCCAACTGCATCCTGTCAAAGCTGTGAACAGCGGCAGTGACCCCGAAATAGGTGTTGGGAAACCTACGGAGCCACGCACGCACCACATCCGCCTCCCCCATGAAGCAGTGGAGATGGATGGGCTGTTCCTTGGAGCACACGTCCTCCACCATGGTCAATGCTGCCCTGTAGATATCCGTCCCGTGAACGTCCCCCTTCACTCCTCTCAAGTGGAGCACGATTGGCTGGGTTGGTCTTGCCATCTTCAGTAGCTTGGCAAAGACCTCCGTCTGGCGCCTCCACTTGGCAATGGGGATGGTTCTGTCCAGGCCGAACTCTCCAAGAGCCACAACCTTCGGATGCTGCAACAGTCGTTGGAGGTGCAGCTTCTGGTCCACAGTGAGGGTCTCGCAGTGTTTTGGATGCACCCCCACTGCTACCTTCCATGGGCCCTCCAGCGTGAAGTCCACCGGTGGATAGTTGTTGGGCTCGCTGTAGATGATGACCCCTCCAACAACGGCTGCTGGTACCGAAGGCTGTTCGATCACACTGCTGGAGAAACTGTAGTTCAGCAACTCCTCAACAGTATGACCGCTAGATTTTCCCCAGATCTGGCGACTGGTCCGGTCGAGGTGAAAATGGCTGTCATAGACTTCGAGCTTGCCTTGCTCTGCGCGGCTTTGTGGCTCTTCGTCGTCCGAGCTTGCTTCATCCACCACGACGAATTCCTCCAGACCTGGGAACTCCTCCTCCTCGATCTCTTCTGACTGCTCTGGTCTCTGCACCGTAGCGGTGACCTCGGCCACACGCAACTCCTCCACAACACGTGACTCCTCCCTACCGTCCTTGTCTGGCAATTCCACTGTTGGTCTGGCCACCCTGTAGTGATAAAAATCACGCCTCAGTGACCTAGAGCACGAGTCTAGGATGGCCATCAAACACCTCCAGAATAAGAGGACAGCAGGAGAGTTGACAGGGTGTAGTGAAAACTCCCTCGGTGCATTCAGTCCCAGTACCCTGCAGGCTTGTCCGTAAACGTCTTGATGGCACGGCTCCAAAAAGCTTCCTTCAGGGATCCGGCCAGACTGGTTGACCTTGTCTACGACCGTCTGCAGGGTTGTCTTTCTTCCGTACACTCTTCGCACCAACCACCTCAGGGCTTCAATCTGGCCAGGGATGTTAGAGCCGACGTCAGCGAACACGGCAGGCAGGTGCTTGGAGACAGCATGTCGCTTGATCCGTCTATCCCGCGACTGGCATCCGGACAAGGGACAGTACGGTGGCACGGTCTTGGCCTGCTGGTCCGATGCTGACGTTGCTACTGGCGGCCGGACTGGGCTAATAGGTCTCCGTACCTTTGGAGGTGGCTGGTCCTCAGGGGCTCTGGGTGCAGTCCGCTTCTTTACTTCTGCAACGGCCACACCACTCTCGTGGTGCGGACGACAGGGCGACACTGACGACGTGAAGTCCATGGGCTCCTCTAGATGTGCGGGGACATCTACTGTGAGGTCCAGGTCGTCATCAGCGCTACCGGTCTCTTCTGGTTTCTGGCTACCGTCCATGGCGTCAGCCCGAACCACCGACAACGACGGGTCTGTTTGGAGACGGACGTCCTTACACATTCCTGTTGCCGGGGTCCAGGTCGACGTTACCTCCTGGCGTTTGGGGCGTGACAAGCGGCTTCCATCTGTTGAGGGCAGGTGCTGGTCGATCCAGTGATCGGGAAAATCGCACCGACAGTTCAACCTCATCTCACGGATCCACCTCTTGTCTCTTTGTTGATAGGCCAGGGTAGACTGTAGTCCCAGAACTTCCTCTTTCTCATCGACGGCTAGAGTCAAGATGGCAGTGTAAAACGCCATTGGCTCCAGCAACGTCCCGGCCTGGCTTACTCTCCGGATGCATTGGAGACTGGTCTCATCCTTGGTCCGGAGGGCGGCGATGGTTTTTCTTGGAGCGGGCTGAGCTGCCTTCCTGCCTGAGCGCTTCGGCTTGGAGGCAACCTTCCAACCACGCTTGCTTGGGCTGTCCGACATTTTCCTGCAAGTAGAAAGTAGCACCGGTTACTACTATGAAAAACACTCAGGACACAGGTACACATCGATGAGCTTTGCCTGTTCCTTGGTTACATTTACGCAGGACCCATGATACCATTCTCTGCACTCTGCGCATTGTATCATGAGCTCGCCGACATCGGGGCCACGACAAACGCAATACAAACTTTCGTTCGTGGTCATTGATAGCGGTTGACCCCTAGTGTTGTTTTGGCTGCGTAACTGGCGTTGTTTCTGTAACCAAGCTGGTAAATCCCTGTCTCGGCAAGGCTTGATGCGATCGTGATTGATTGTCACGAGTTTTTTCCTGAGCATTATCTCGTATACGTAATCGGTGAGTTTCCGCACGATTAATGCCGGTCCCTTCCAGGTTGGAGAGAGTTTGCTACAAACACCCTTAACCGTGGCTGTATCTAACACGTATACAGCATCGCCAACGGAGTATGACCTTACGAAGGTTTTCAGGTCATAATCTCGCTTACTCCTTGCTTGGCTGGTAGCCAACTGGCTCTGAGCAAGCTTATGGGCGGCTTGTATTTCCGTGACTAAACTGGCCACATACGGTTCGTAATCCTCAGACTCCTCAGGATGAGGACCTGGGAACACGAGCTCGACAGGGGTATTAACCTCCCTCCCCAACATTAACATGTTTGGTGTGAACCCAGTGCTACGATTTACAGCCGACCTAATGGCTCCAGCGAGGAGCGGTAGATACTCATCCCATTTACTAGCTGACCGACTGGTAAAGCATCGCACTGCGTCCATAACTGTCCTGTTAAACCGTTCCACTTGACCGTTAGCGGATGGTCTGAACGGCGTGGTCCGAGCTTTGTGTATTTTAAGCGCCTTACACAGCTCGGCGAACAAGTTGCTCTCGAAGTTAGTTCCTCTATCCGTAAAGATCTGTAACGGAATTCCAAACCGTGAGAAAAACTGGTTCACTGCGGCTCGAGCTGTTTCTTCAGCTGTTTGGTTTGGGAGCGGGATACACTCTACCCACTTGGTAAATTGGTCGACGATCATCAGGATACACGTGTTGTTATTAATCGTGGCTGGGAACGGCCCCATGAAATCGAGATGTACTCGTTCCATGGGCGCGCTAGCATGATATGATGTAAACCTCGCTCGCGCTCGCCGGTTAGGTTTTTTATTCCTGTTACAAGTTGCGCACGAGGCCACATAATTACGTATATCACGTGACATATTGTACCAATAAAACCGGGCCTTACACCTCCCAATAGTTCGTTCCTGACCCTGATGGCCCGCTGAAGGTAGATCATGAGACAAGGCCAGTATTTCCTGTCTCATGCTAGTTGGAGCGACTATCACTTTCTTAGTGAGATGTTGTGGATCCCGTCTCCATAAAACACCATCGTCATCTAAGGTAAATAATTCCTTATTGATCCAATAATGCTTTACTTCCTGGCTACTCAGCATTAGGGCTTCCTCAGTTGGAGTTTCTCTGGTTTTCAGCCAAGCACACAAGATGTTTAGCTCTGAGTCTCCCTTCTGGGCTGTGATAATGTCCTGCCATGAGTAGCCATTAATCCAGGGTGATGGGTTATCACCATGGGTAACTGTTCTGATCGCTGGTGATGGCTGTGCTAGTGGTACTGCATCGTCCACAGAGTCAATGAAACGACTCCATTCTTGATGTTTCTTGGTGCAATAGTTACAGCCACCACACGGCAATTGCTCTGGCAATACATTGTGCCGATATTCCAGACAATCTTCGTCTTGGGACAGACGCGAAAGAGCGTCGGCGTTCACATGCTTTCCTCCTGGCCGATGACTAATCTCCATCCAATACTGGCTGAGTTCCTCTAGCCACCGAGCTAGCTGGCCGTTGGGATTCTTAAAATTCATCAGCCATTGGAGACTGCTATGGTCTGTTCGTACGTTGAAATGCCGGCCCAGAAGATAATGACGAAAATGGCGCGTAAATCTTATCACCGCTAGTAACTCCTTCCTGGTGGTGCAATATCTGCGTTGTTCAGGAGTTAGCGAGAAACTGCAATAAGAAATACACCTTTCCTCACCGTCTTGTATCTGCAGCAATTCAGCGCCAATCGCGAAGTCTGATGCGTCGGTGTCCAGAATAAATTTGCCCTCTGGGGTGGGGATACTCAAAACAGGAGCGCTACATAGAGCCGTTTTAAGCTTCTCAAAGGCATCCTGTTGTTCCTGTCCCCAGTCAAACTTATTCTTTCCCGTCAGAGCGTAAAGCGGCACGGACAATTCAGCAAAGTCCTTGATGAAATTTCTGTGGTAGTTGGCAAACCCACAAAAACGTTCTACATCTTTGGTACATCTAGGGGGCTGCCAATTGCGCATTGTCTCGATAGACCCTTTGCTCAACTCTAGACCGTTACGCCCAACAACTCTGCCGAGATACTCTACTTCTGTCTGGAACAGGTCGCATTTCTTTGCCTTGAGCTTGATACCGTACTCTCGAAATCGCTGGAACACCTGGGCTAAGTTGTCCAGGTGGCCCTCAAAATCATCGCCGAGTACGAGAACATCATCCAGGAACGCTAACACAATGTTCCAATGTAGTCCTCTCAGTACCAAACTCATGACTCTCTTGAAAACGTGCTTGGTGCATTGGTCAGACCAAAGGGCATCCGTTTGAAGTGGTATAGGCCGTACTTGGTGGTGAACGCTGTTTTGCATCTATCCTCgtccttgacctttatttgCCAATAGCCCCATGTGGCATCCAGTTTTGAAAACCACATGTTTCCGGACAAGGTGTCGATACATTCTTCCACCAACGGTAAAGGGAATACATCCTTCCTCGTCACATTATTTAAAGCCCTGTAGTCAATGCACCATCTCACGCTTCCATCACGTTTCCGTACCAACACTGGAGACGACGCCCACTCTGACATTGAAGGTTCAATGACATCAGCTTTCAACATCTTCTCCAAGTGCTTCTCCTCCTCCCCAACAAAACAGCTAGGTGTTCTTCTGAACCGCTGTTTGATTGGACGCGCATCGCCCGTGTCAATAGCGTGCTCTATTGCCCGAAAATTCCCAATATCAAACTCAGATGAGGAAAACACGTCGGCATACTCATTAAGCAAGCGCTTCAATTGTAACCGTTGTTTTTCCTCCAGTCCTGATGTTGATCTCTCAAATAAATCTTTAAGATAATCGGGAACCTCCGCAGCTTCAGATTTGGAGATATTGTACGTACGGAAATCGGCGTCAGTATCCAATCCTTTGTGATCCTCTGGAAGTATTTCGTCTACTTCATGTGCCATACCAACCCGCTGGTTACGGAACAGGGTTACTTTCCGGTCTGACAGGTTGATAAACGACATCGTCGGATTCTGTGTACCATTGAAACAGACACGACATGCCAGCATGGTCTTCACATCTGGCTGGATGTAGTAAGCTTTATCCTCCAGAGGTTGTTCTGCTACACACTGTAACCGAAGAACAGAGTTCGCCGGCACAGTAACGCGTCGAGCCGTTCTGATCCTCACTGCAGAGACAGCGCTGTTGGAGGCCTCAGTCATCGTCTGGAAAGGTATCTTTCTGTCCTGAATACAAAAGGTATTACCCTTCATATCCACGGTAGCTTGAAATGTGGTCATGAAGTCCAAACCTATGAGCATTTCGTCCTCAATGGGCGCGACATACAGTTTTTCTTTGAACTTCAAGCCATCAAGATCGATAGATGTTAGATCTATTAGATACCCTTTCATCTCCATCTCTCTACCAGCACCTCGCAAAGTAAATTCTTCAAGGACACTTGGTGGACTCTGAAACgagttgtataacttgtcagAGATCAGCGTCACTTCAGATGCTGTATCAATGATAGCATTGATTCGTTTACCATGGACTGATACTGGTACAGTGATCATCGATGGAGACTTGAGCTGTCTGATAACCAAAGGTCTCTTAGCTGAACGTAGGCCATCTTCAACGTGGATCAGGCTCTGGCCCTCTAGGCTGATCCCTCCGCGTTTAAATCTTCCGAGAAGGACACATGCTTAGCACTGGGAGCTGCAGCACGATTATCTGCCTTTCTCTTCGGACAGTCGCGAGCCATGTGTCCAAAACCGTTACAGGAAAAACACCTTCCATTATTTGGTgatggtgaccttgacctgtcGTAGCTTGTCCTGGACCCGGATTTCAGGGACTCTAGGGTCCGGAGTATTGACTGTATGTCTGACTGCATCCGTTCGATTTTGTCGTCAATACCATCAATCCTCTTGTTGACATTCGCCTCGGTGGTCCCTGAAGAAGCCTGTT
This genomic window contains:
- the LOC138312411 gene encoding uncharacterized protein, which codes for MSDSPSKRGWKVASKPKRSGRKAAQPAPRKTIAALRTKDETSLQCIRRVSQAGTLLEPMAFYTAILTLAVDEKEEVLGLQSTLAYQQRDKRWIREMRLNCRCDFPDHWIDQHLPSTDGSRLSRPKRQEVTSTWTPATGMCKDVRLQTDPSLSVVRADAMDGSQKPEETGSADDDLDLTVDVPAHLEEPMDFTSSVSPCRPHHESGVAVAEVKKRTAPRAPEDQPPPKVRRPISPVRPPVATSASDQQAKTVPPYCPLSGCQSRDRRIKRHAVSKHLPAVFADVGSNIPGQIEALRWLVRRVYGRKTTLQTVVDKVNQSGRIPEGSFLEPCHQDVYGQACRVLGLNAPREFSLHPVNSPAVLLFWRCLMAILDSCSRSLRRDFYHYRVARPTVELPDKDGREESRVVEELRVAEVTATVQRPEQSEEIEEEEFPGLEEFVVVDEASSDDEEPQSRAEQGKLEVYDSHFHLDRTSRQIWGKSSGHTVEELLNYSFSSSVIEQPSVPAAVVGGVIIYSEPNNYPPVDFTLEGPWKVAVGVHPKHCETLTVDQKLHLQRLLQHPKVVALGEFGLDRTIPIAKWRRQTEVFAKLLKMARPTQPIVLHLRGVKGDVHGTDIYRAALTMVEDVCSKEQPIHLHCFMGEADVVRAWLRRFPNTYFGVTAAVHSFDRMQLEALEAIPRDRLLLETDSPYFPLRKAKVSTPAYLGDTASLVASQLDSLTKDIAEHTTRNAVALYGL